One genomic region from Sulfurimonas sp. encodes:
- a CDS encoding 4-hydroxy-3-methylbut-2-enyl diphosphate reductase, producing the protein MKIELAENYGFCFGVKRAIKIAEENKEASTYGALIHNSKEIERLEKDFKVGLTDDHKSFKAGETAIVRTHGIPKNELQELKDTKVDVVDATCPYVTKPQQICQEMSEEGYDIVIFGDEAHPEIKGVKSYATHGAIVVTCSADLHDLKLKEKVALVAQTTRKVEDYMEVANYLIPRHKEVRVFNTICNATFENQEAVKKISKRADVMIVIGGKNSSNTKQLFSISHDETKDSYHIEDENDLDYSWFKNKKFCGISAGASTPDWIIQNVVNSIQKHINNL; encoded by the coding sequence ATGAAGATTGAGTTGGCTGAGAATTATGGATTTTGTTTTGGTGTAAAAAGAGCTATTAAAATTGCTGAAGAAAATAAAGAAGCATCTACTTATGGTGCTTTGATTCATAATTCTAAAGAAATTGAGCGACTTGAAAAAGACTTTAAAGTTGGTCTAACAGATGATCATAAAAGTTTTAAAGCTGGTGAAACAGCAATAGTCCGTACTCATGGAATCCCAAAAAATGAACTTCAAGAATTAAAAGATACAAAAGTGGATGTTGTAGATGCAACTTGTCCTTATGTAACTAAACCACAACAAATTTGCCAAGAGATGAGTGAAGAGGGTTATGACATAGTTATCTTTGGTGATGAAGCCCATCCAGAGATAAAAGGCGTTAAAAGTTACGCAACACATGGTGCCATTGTTGTAACTTGTTCTGCAGATTTACATGATTTAAAACTTAAAGAAAAAGTAGCACTTGTTGCACAAACAACTAGAAAAGTTGAAGATTATATGGAGGTAGCTAACTATCTCATACCAAGACATAAAGAAGTTAGAGTTTTTAACACAATCTGTAACGCAACTTTTGAAAATCAAGAAGCTGTAAAAAAGATATCTAAAAGAGCTGATGTTATGATAGTGATTGGTGGTAAAAATTCATCAAATACAAAGCAGTTATTTAGCATTTCACATGATGAAACAAAAGACAGCTACCATATAGAAGATGAAAATGATTTAGACTACTCTTGGTTTAAAAATAAAAAGTTTTGTGGCATAAGTGCAGGGGCATCTACACCAGATTGGATTATTCAAAATGTAGTCAATTCTATTCAAAAACATATAAATAATTTATAA
- the aroA gene encoding 3-phosphoshikimate 1-carboxyvinyltransferase: MSSVVVQKAQKFSLKLDSIASDKSISHRSAMFAMLAEGTSEITNFLRAEDTLNSLEIVKNLGAKVSDDGTTIYISSDGIKESFEILDCGNSGTGIRLFCGLLSSANGHFVLTGDEYLRRRPMKRVTSPLRDIGAVLDGRDDSNLAPLSIRGSSLKAFNYESKIASAQVKSCMILAALRADGVCTYTEPELSRDHTERMLKGMGADVVVDGLKTTITPMKKLLSPLIIRVPSDPSSSFFFGVAAAITPDSNVLLEGVTLNPTRIEAFKALERMGADISYEITDNKYEPIGNIHVKYAPLHGILVEDNISWLIDELPALSIAFACAKGESIVKNAEELRVKESDRISTVVEGLRASGIEVHEYKDGYKVIGGELKSAKVDSDGDHRIAMSFIIAGLRCGMEVIDLDCINTSFPNFFELLQKITQVEFK, encoded by the coding sequence ATGAGTAGCGTAGTAGTTCAAAAAGCACAAAAATTCTCTTTAAAGCTAGACTCTATCGCATCAGATAAGTCTATCTCTCATCGTAGTGCAATGTTTGCAATGCTTGCAGAGGGAACAAGTGAAATAACAAACTTTTTAAGAGCAGAAGATACATTAAACTCTTTAGAGATTGTAAAAAATCTTGGTGCTAAAGTTAGTGATGACGGGACTACTATTTATATATCTTCAGATGGCATAAAAGAGAGTTTTGAGATACTTGATTGTGGTAATTCAGGAACAGGTATCAGACTTTTTTGTGGGCTTTTAAGTTCTGCAAATGGTCATTTTGTTTTAACTGGAGATGAATATTTGCGTCGTCGCCCTATGAAAAGAGTAACTTCTCCTCTTCGCGATATTGGAGCTGTTCTTGATGGTCGAGATGATAGTAATTTAGCACCTCTTAGTATTAGAGGAAGTTCACTTAAAGCTTTTAACTATGAGAGTAAAATAGCATCTGCACAAGTAAAAAGTTGTATGATATTAGCAGCTCTTCGTGCTGATGGTGTGTGTACATATACTGAGCCTGAACTATCTCGTGACCATACAGAAAGAATGTTAAAAGGTATGGGTGCTGATGTAGTTGTAGATGGACTAAAAACTACAATAACACCTATGAAAAAACTTCTTTCTCCTCTTATTATTCGTGTTCCATCTGATCCTTCAAGTTCATTTTTCTTTGGTGTTGCTGCCGCAATTACACCAGATTCCAATGTTTTGTTAGAAGGTGTTACTCTTAATCCAACTCGTATAGAAGCTTTTAAAGCTTTAGAGAGAATGGGTGCAGATATAAGTTATGAGATAACTGACAATAAATATGAGCCCATTGGTAACATACATGTCAAATACGCTCCTCTTCATGGCATCCTTGTAGAAGATAATATTTCGTGGCTCATAGATGAACTTCCAGCACTTTCAATCGCCTTTGCTTGTGCTAAAGGTGAAAGTATTGTAAAAAATGCAGAGGAACTTCGCGTAAAAGAGAGCGATAGAATTTCAACTGTTGTTGAAGGTCTTCGTGCAAGTGGTATTGAAGTACATGAGTATAAAGATGGATACAAAGTTATTGGTGGAGAACTTAAGAGTGCTAAGGTTGATAGTGATGGAGATCATAGAATTGCTATGAGTTTTATAATTGCAGGTCTTAGATGCGGTATGGAAGTAATAGATTTAGATTGTATAAATACTTCATTTCCAAACTTTTTTGAATTACTACAAAAAATTACACAAGTAGAATTTAAATAA
- a CDS encoding 30S ribosomal protein S1 yields MAFDNELVEEEENFAEMFAASEKKQESSRIVEGEIVEIQADENRALVGVGDKLEGIVNLDEIRGEDGELMFSTGDKIKVMVMGYYNERPKISYKKVLEQQKTIDFIDAHKEDFEEVVIEGIITKKNRGGFVVEADDVSFFMPRSLAAFKEGDDVVGRKIKAQVVKVDAEQNSIVVSRRKLFNEERKKKKEIIDKLMEDDVIVAGIIKKITSYGMFVDVGGVDGLVHYNEISYKGPVNPSKLYKEGDEVTVKAISYDKDKRHLSLSIKAVLPDPWAEVESELDEGDTITVTVSNIEAYGVFVDLGNDIEGFLHISEITWSKNVKNPNDYLTVGEEIDVEVIEINPDTHKLRVSLKRLLPKPFDEFVRNYNEGDVVTGIVTSLTDFGAFVRIGSVEGLLHNQDISWDKNTKCKDVLKSGEEVEVKIAKINNEDQKISLNRKTLLESPIDKFATTHKVNTPISGTIRDIKDFGVFVSLEDGVDALIRDEDLSPLIKEELEAGQEIEAAIAVIDTRRDRIRLSVKKLDYIKNQALLEEINDNTSNSLGDLIKDKFQ; encoded by the coding sequence ATGGCGTTCGATAACGAATTAGTTGAAGAAGAAGAAAATTTTGCAGAGATGTTTGCTGCAAGTGAAAAAAAGCAAGAGTCAAGTCGCATCGTAGAAGGTGAGATTGTTGAGATTCAAGCAGATGAAAACAGAGCATTAGTTGGTGTTGGCGATAAGCTAGAAGGTATTGTAAATCTTGATGAAATCCGTGGTGAAGATGGTGAGTTGATGTTTAGTACTGGCGATAAGATTAAAGTAATGGTTATGGGATACTACAATGAGCGTCCTAAAATTTCTTATAAAAAAGTTTTAGAGCAACAAAAGACTATTGACTTTATTGATGCACACAAAGAAGACTTTGAAGAAGTAGTTATTGAAGGTATTATCACTAAGAAAAATCGTGGTGGTTTCGTAGTAGAAGCTGATGATGTTTCTTTCTTTATGCCTCGTTCATTAGCAGCTTTTAAAGAAGGTGATGATGTTGTTGGTCGTAAAATCAAAGCTCAAGTTGTTAAAGTTGATGCTGAGCAAAACTCTATTGTAGTTTCTCGTCGTAAACTTTTTAACGAAGAGCGTAAGAAGAAAAAAGAAATCATTGACAAGTTAATGGAAGATGATGTTATCGTTGCAGGTATAATCAAAAAAATTACTAGCTACGGAATGTTTGTAGATGTTGGTGGTGTTGATGGTTTAGTTCACTATAATGAAATCAGCTACAAAGGTCCAGTTAACCCATCTAAACTTTATAAAGAGGGTGATGAAGTAACTGTTAAAGCTATCTCTTATGACAAAGATAAAAGACATCTTTCTCTATCTATTAAAGCTGTTTTACCAGACCCTTGGGCTGAAGTTGAAAGTGAATTAGATGAAGGAGATACTATTACAGTAACTGTTTCAAATATTGAAGCTTATGGTGTTTTTGTTGATTTAGGAAATGATATAGAAGGTTTCTTACATATTTCAGAAATTACTTGGAGCAAAAATGTTAAAAATCCTAACGATTATTTAACAGTTGGTGAAGAGATTGATGTTGAAGTTATTGAGATTAATCCAGATACGCATAAACTAAGAGTATCTCTAAAAAGACTTTTACCAAAACCATTTGATGAGTTTGTAAGAAACTATAATGAAGGTGATGTTGTAACTGGGATTGTTACATCTTTAACTGATTTTGGTGCATTTGTTCGTATCGGTTCAGTTGAAGGTTTACTTCATAATCAAGATATCTCTTGGGATAAAAACACTAAATGCAAAGATGTTTTAAAATCAGGTGAAGAAGTTGAAGTTAAAATTGCTAAAATCAACAATGAAGATCAAAAAATATCTTTAAACCGTAAAACTCTTTTAGAATCACCAATAGATAAATTTGCTACAACACATAAAGTAAATACACCTATTAGTGGAACTATCCGGGATATTAAAGACTTTGGTGTTTTTGTATCTTTAGAAGATGGTGTTGACGCTTTGATTCGTGATGAAGATTTATCTCCACTTATAAAAGAAGAGTTAGAAGCTGGTCAAGAGATAGAAGCTGCTATCGCTGTTATTGATACTCGTAGAGATCGTATCCGTTTATCTGTTAAAAAATTAGACTATATTAAAAATCAAGCACTTTTAGAAGAGATTAATGATAACACATCAAACTCTTTAGGTGATTTGATAAAAGATAAATTCCAATAA